Within Holophagales bacterium, the genomic segment GGAGAGGAGTGCGGCGAGCCTGAGGCGGCGTCTACTCATACTCGAGGGCCTCCGTGACGGGCGTGCGCGCCGCCTGCCGGGCAGGGACCCACGCGGAGATGGCCGAGAGGATCGGCAGGGCGACGAGGAGCTGGCCCAGGAGGAGCCACGGCGTCTCGTGCGGGAGGCTCCACCCGGCAAACGCGACGGCGACGGTCTTCTCGACGAAGAGGGCGAGGAGCGTGCCGAGCGGCAGGGAGAGAACGAGGGCCGCCGCGGAGATCGCGAGCGCCTCGAGGGCGACGCTCTCTCCGGATCTGCCCGCCACGGCGCCGAGCGCCTTCAGGAGGCCGATCTCGCGTGTCCGTTCGACGACGGAGATCAGGAGGGAGTGACGATGCCGAGGACGCCGACGGCGAGGGCAAGGACGAGCGTCACCTGCATGAGGGGCGTAGAAGGCGTCGATCGCCTTCTCGACGTCCGCCACGAACTCCCGCTTCGTGGAGACGAGCGCGGGCATCCGCCCCTCCAGCTTCGTGCGGATGGCGTCGCGGACCCTGCCCGCGTCTGCTCCGCGCGCGAGGTTCACGTCGAAGACGTCGACCCTGTCGTCTTCAAATGCGGCAAGAAACGTCCGGCGGTCGACGAAGACCGTGCCGCGATCCGAGGTGTAGTCCTTCACGACGGCGGCGATCGGGAAGCGGACGGTCCCGCGCGCCCGGGCAGCTCGACGACGTCGTACGCCGC encodes:
- a CDS encoding FtsX-like permease family protein, which encodes MKDYTSDRGTVFVDRRTFLAAFEDDRVDVFDVNLARGADAGRVRDAIRTKLEGRMPALVSTKREFVADVEKAIDAFYAPHAGDARPCPRRRRPRHRHSLLISVVERTREIGLLKALGAVAGRSGESVALEALAISAAALVLSLPLGTLLALFVEKTVAVAFAGWSLPHETPWLLLGQLLVALPILSAISAWVPARQAARTPVTEALEYE